One genomic segment of Trichococcus shcherbakoviae includes these proteins:
- a CDS encoding transposase produces the protein MMLTKKVRLIVTDETSKLYQAAGVARWAYNYTIRMQEMNHRFGGTLISDNELRKHITKMKKRKKYAWLNDVSNNVVKQAVKDACKAYKAFFNGQTQHPRFKTKRRSTPSFYNDCVKLKVKGNRVLLEKIGWVKTNEPLPVDCKYYNPRIKFDGKYWYLTVGVEVTPKIVEVDDRVVGVDVGIKELAVTSDGVFYNNINKTASVRKAEKRLKRLQRRASRKYKKGTPKSKHLLKLEGEIRKQHRRLANIRTNHVHQATAEIVKSKPSRIVMETLNISGMMKNKHLAKAIANQKLYFFKQCLQYKCELNGIVFVEADQWFPSSKLCNKCGTLKKDLKRSDRVYHCTCGHHCDRDLNASYNLRDYQAV, from the coding sequence ATGATGCTGACTAAGAAGGTCCGTTTGATTGTGACAGACGAAACTTCCAAACTCTACCAAGCAGCCGGCGTTGCCCGCTGGGCGTACAACTACACGATCCGGATGCAGGAAATGAACCATCGCTTCGGTGGGACATTAATCAGCGACAATGAACTGCGGAAGCACATCACCAAGATGAAGAAGCGCAAGAAATATGCCTGGCTGAACGACGTGTCCAACAATGTCGTCAAACAAGCGGTCAAGGATGCCTGCAAAGCCTACAAAGCCTTCTTCAATGGGCAAACTCAGCATCCCCGATTTAAGACCAAACGCCGGTCCACACCGAGTTTCTACAATGACTGCGTCAAGCTGAAAGTGAAAGGCAACCGCGTCCTGTTGGAAAAAATCGGTTGGGTCAAAACCAACGAACCGTTGCCCGTGGATTGCAAATACTACAACCCGCGCATCAAGTTCGACGGCAAATATTGGTATCTGACGGTCGGCGTCGAGGTGACCCCGAAAATCGTCGAAGTAGACGATCGGGTTGTAGGGGTGGATGTAGGCATCAAGGAGTTGGCTGTCACCTCCGATGGTGTTTTCTACAACAACATCAACAAAACAGCCTCCGTGAGGAAAGCGGAGAAACGCCTCAAGAGATTGCAACGGCGTGCAAGCAGAAAATACAAGAAAGGAACGCCTAAATCTAAGCATCTCCTAAAACTAGAAGGTGAAATCCGAAAGCAACACAGACGCTTAGCCAACATTAGAACCAATCATGTCCATCAAGCAACAGCGGAGATCGTGAAATCCAAACCCTCCCGCATTGTGATGGAAACGCTGAACATCAGCGGCATGATGAAGAACAAGCATTTGGCTAAGGCAATCGCAAATCAGAAACTCTATTTCTTCAAACAATGCCTGCAATACAAATGCGAACTAAATGGCATTGTCTTTGTGGAAGCGGACCAGTGGTTTCCAAGTTCCAAGTTGTGCAACAAGTGCGGAACGCTCAAAAAGGACCTGAAACGTAGCGACAGGGTCTACCACTGCACCTGCGGCCATCATTGCGATAGGGATCTGAACGCAAGCTACAATCTGAGGGATTACCAAGCAGTCTAA
- a CDS encoding MerR family transcriptional regulator, which translates to MEYTIQKLSRLAGVSTRTLRFYDEIGLLKPKRTSSSGYRIYGEAEVDRLQQILFFKKLSFSLEEIKAAMDDPAYDAERSLVAHKQALLEKKAEIELLIQTVDATLEEKRGGRKMSDKEKFEGLKKELLDENETRYGQEIREKYGEKTVAASNKKFAGMSAADFDAMQEMAARLQAMLTEAMATGDAGGEAALAVAALHKQWLSYTWPSYSPEAHRGLAQMYVDDERFTAYYDKASGKGAAAFLRDAIHNYTEKAE; encoded by the coding sequence ATGGAATATACGATCCAAAAATTGAGCCGGTTGGCCGGCGTCAGCACGAGGACGCTGCGTTTCTATGATGAAATCGGCCTGCTGAAGCCCAAACGCACCAGTTCCTCCGGCTACCGCATCTACGGTGAAGCAGAGGTGGACAGGCTGCAGCAGATCCTGTTCTTCAAGAAATTGTCCTTTTCGCTTGAAGAGATCAAAGCAGCGATGGATGATCCGGCATATGACGCGGAACGTTCGTTGGTCGCGCACAAACAGGCTTTGTTGGAAAAAAAGGCAGAAATCGAATTGCTGATCCAAACGGTCGATGCTACGCTGGAAGAAAAAAGAGGAGGCAGAAAGATGAGCGACAAAGAGAAATTTGAAGGCTTGAAGAAGGAGCTGCTCGACGAGAACGAAACCCGCTACGGACAGGAAATCCGCGAAAAATACGGCGAAAAGACCGTTGCGGCATCAAACAAAAAATTCGCAGGAATGAGCGCAGCGGATTTTGATGCGATGCAGGAAATGGCTGCGCGCTTACAGGCGATGCTGACGGAAGCGATGGCTACGGGGGATGCCGGCGGAGAAGCCGCCTTGGCTGTTGCTGCGTTGCATAAACAGTGGCTGAGCTATACTTGGCCGAGCTACTCTCCGGAAGCGCATCGTGGACTGGCCCAGATGTATGTCGACGACGAAAGATTCACGGCATACTACGACAAAGCATCAGGCAAAGGAGCCGCCGCCTTTTTGCGGGATGCGATCCACAACTATACTGAAAAAGCTGAATGA
- a CDS encoding NlpC/P60 family protein — translation MKKKLVAIALAGTILATSIVTPFTAQADEILTKIQQQETKISDLDSKQNTAAENLSAITAEVDAAEQRAETLLANRVKTQDEIVALQEDIAELQVVIAQREEQLDEQARSVQVNGSNENYLNFIVASESFTDLVSRIDVVSKMVSANKELVEQQVADQKAVEDKKNKTEDNLNEINAMAMELEQLKGDLQVKRIEQESAVAALAAEKATAESDREMFLAQKEEADQRAAAEAASIAAAEAAAATVAATIAQASSEESSAAASSVDIASSTVASSETAAPAQTVAAAPVVESAPVVSAPVAAAPAAPVVNTPVVAAPVVTPALSAPTGDVVSIAAKYIGVPYVWGGKTPSGFDCSGFTSYVFREAYGIEIGGYTVPQENSGTQIAVSAAQAGDLIFWGSRGATYHVAIYVGGGQYIHAPAPGQTVTYSSYNLSGASFAVRVAR, via the coding sequence TTGAAGAAGAAATTAGTGGCTATCGCATTAGCAGGTACGATCCTTGCAACAAGTATAGTAACGCCTTTTACAGCTCAAGCAGATGAAATCTTAACAAAAATCCAACAGCAAGAAACTAAAATTTCTGATTTGGACAGCAAACAAAACACAGCAGCAGAAAACTTGTCTGCAATCACTGCAGAAGTTGATGCAGCCGAACAAAGAGCAGAGACTCTATTGGCAAACCGCGTAAAGACACAAGATGAGATTGTTGCTTTACAAGAAGATATTGCCGAATTGCAAGTTGTCATCGCGCAACGCGAAGAACAACTGGATGAGCAAGCAAGATCTGTTCAAGTGAACGGTTCAAACGAAAACTACTTGAACTTTATCGTAGCATCGGAATCTTTCACAGATTTAGTATCCCGCATTGATGTTGTATCAAAAATGGTTTCAGCCAATAAAGAATTGGTAGAACAGCAAGTTGCGGATCAAAAAGCTGTTGAGGACAAGAAAAATAAAACTGAAGATAACTTAAATGAAATCAATGCAATGGCCATGGAGTTGGAACAACTTAAAGGCGATCTGCAAGTGAAGAGAATCGAACAAGAGAGCGCAGTTGCCGCTTTGGCTGCTGAAAAAGCAACAGCTGAGTCCGACCGCGAAATGTTCTTGGCGCAAAAAGAAGAGGCTGACCAACGCGCTGCCGCAGAGGCTGCTTCCATTGCTGCCGCTGAAGCTGCTGCAGCAACTGTAGCTGCAACAATCGCACAAGCAAGTTCAGAAGAATCTTCTGCCGCTGCATCATCTGTTGACATTGCATCAAGCACAGTAGCAAGTTCCGAGACAGCAGCTCCTGCTCAAACAGTTGCAGCTGCACCAGTTGTTGAGAGTGCACCAGTTGTGTCTGCTCCTGTAGCGGCTGCACCAGCTGCACCAGTCGTGAACACACCCGTTGTGGCTGCACCAGTCGTGACACCGGCGTTATCAGCACCAACAGGCGATGTTGTTTCCATTGCTGCGAAATACATCGGCGTTCCTTATGTATGGGGCGGAAAAACACCATCAGGCTTTGACTGCTCAGGCTTCACGTCTTATGTCTTCAGAGAAGCATACGGCATCGAAATCGGTGGCTACACAGTTCCTCAAGAAAACTCAGGTACGCAGATCGCTGTATCAGCCGCACAAGCGGGAGATTTGATTTTCTGGGGTTCAAGAGGCGCGACTTATCACGTAGCTATCTACGTAGGCGGCGGACAATACATCCACGCTCCAGCACCAGGCCAAACAGTTACTTATTCTTCTTACAACCTTTCCGGCGCATCATTTGCCGTACGTGTTGCAAGATAA